Proteins co-encoded in one Papaver somniferum cultivar HN1 chromosome 5, ASM357369v1, whole genome shotgun sequence genomic window:
- the LOC113281448 gene encoding uncharacterized protein LOC113281448 isoform X1: MQYSRSDQFNRLVRFHRFANRVLENHPNHPMAGEAERLAAEAETARIAAEAAANADGPRTLRDYLQTKRTSTPSCIVLPANAGNVSIKYGQIQALPKFHGLDSESPYIHLKEFDEVCTTMPFVAATQDVVKLKLFPFSLKEKAKTWLHSLRPNTIRTWNEMTREFLKKFFPIHKTITLRKSIMNFSQNEHECFFECWERFKDLLSSCPHHGYEIWRVINFFYNGLNSCMRQFVEMMCNGKYLNKSPDDAWTYFDPLAENSQNWDTSGTADENNSKPLASSRPGMYVLNEDHELNAKVASLHRKVDAIQRPNAVKVADPVEHACDICESLEHYTKDCPTIPGFQEVLHDQANSTDTYKRPFSSPYSETYNPNWRNHPNFSWRNGPTMIGVNIPQGSSSSNPYVPPHKNNLEDTLQSPNFYAGTDTDKPECYEDFR; this comes from the coding sequence ATGCAATATTCTAGGTCTGATCAATTCAATCGATTAGTTAGATTTCACCGTTTTGCTAATAGGGTATTAGAAAATCACCCTAATCATCCAATGGCAGGTGAAGCTGAGAGATTAGCGGCTGAGGCTGAAACTGCTAGGATAGCTGCTGAGGCCGCGGCCAATGCTGATGGACCTAGAACCCTTAGGGATTATTTGCAGACGAAAAGGACTTCTACACCTTCTTGTATAGTTCTTCCGGCTAATGCTGGAAATGTGTCGATAAAGTATGGTCAGATACAAGCACTACCTAAGTTTCATGGATTGGACTCCGAGAGTCCATACATACATTTGAAAGAATTTGATGAGGTCTGTACTACTATGCCTTTTGTTGCTGCGACTCAAGATGTTGTAAAACTGAAATTGTttccattttctctaaaggagaaAGCTAAGACTTGGCTGCATTCTTTGCGACCAAATACCATTAGGACGTGGAATGAAATGACTAGAGAGTTTCTGAAAAAGTTTTTTCCAATTCACAAAACAATCACTCTTAGAAAAagtataatgaatttttctcaaaatgAACATGAGTGTTTTTTTGAGTGTTGGGAGAGATTTAAAGACTTACTTTCTAGCTGCCCTCATCATGGTTATGAAATTTGGAGAGTAATTAACTTCTTTTATAATGGTCTGAATTCATGTATGCGTCAGTTTGTTGAAATGATGTGTAATGGGAAATATCTGAATAAGTCACCTGATGATGCTTGGACTTACTTCGATCCGCTAGCAGAAAACTCCCAAAATTGGGACACTTCAGGCACAGCGGATGAAAATAACTCCAAACCTTTAGCTAGTTCTAGGCCTGGAATGTATGTGTTGAATGAAGATCACGAATTGAATGCTAAGGTTGCTAGTTTGCATAGAAAAGTTGATGCGATTCAGAGACCAAATGCAGTTAAGGTAGCTGACCCGGTTGAACATGCTTGTGATATTTGCGAAAGTCTGGAACACTACACTAAGGATTGTCCTACGATCCCAGGATTTCAAGAAGTGTTACATGACCAAGCAAATTCCACGGATACTTATAAAAGACCATTTAGCTCCCCATATTCAGAAACGTACAATCCAAATTGgcgaaaccatcctaatttcagttGGAGGAATGGTCCTACAATGATTGGTGTAAATATTCCCCAAGGGTCTTCATCTAGTAACCCTTATGTGCCACCTCATAAGAATAATCTTGAGGATACTCTCCAAAGTCCAAACTTTTATGCAGGGACGGACACAGATAAACCTGAATGTTATGAAGACTTTAGATGA
- the LOC113281448 gene encoding uncharacterized protein LOC113281448 isoform X2 — translation MCHLIRIILRILSKVQTFMQGRTQINLNVMKTLDELKTSIVRIESRLNVREKETLPAQTQPNPKGQFDVKNSNSEQANVVTTIRSGKVIETPMKVHEPGKSLKLKSSDSHIDTQDEQSEIDKKMHAPFPHRLLSAKQLADHKDILDVFQHLKININSEQANVVTTIRSGKVIETPMKVHEPGKSLKLKSSDSHIDTQDEQSEIDKKMHAPFPHRLLSAKQLADHKDILDVFQHLKINIPLLSVIKQVPAYSKFLKDLCTVNRKHNIQKKAFLTEQETSSHLEAKVPLEACLPNLLDFDEDGS, via the exons ATGTGCCACCTCATAAGAATAATCTTGAGGATACTCTCCAAAGTCCAAACTTTTATGCAGGGACGGACACAGATAAACCTGAATGTTATGAAGACTTTAGATGAGCTGAAAACTAGCATAGTTAGAATTGAATCACGTCTCAATGTTAGGGAGAAAGAGACATTGCCTGCCCAAACTCAACCTAACCCCAAGGGCCAGTTTGACGTTAAAAATTCTAACTCGGAGCAAGCTAATGTTGTCACGACTATTAGAAGTGGTAAGGTGATTGAGACTCCGATGAAGGTGCACGAACCTGGGAAATCTTTGAAGCTTAAGAGTAGTGACAGTCATATTGATACTCAAGATGAACAATCTGAAATTGATAAGAAAATGCATGCTCCATTTCCTCATCGTTTATTGTCTGCTAAACAGTTGGCTGATCATAAGGATATCCTTGATGTTTTTCAGCATTTGAAGATCAACATTAACTCGGAGCAAGCTAATGTTGTCACGACTATTAGAAGTGGTAAGGTGATTGAGACTCCGATGAAGGTGCACGAACCTGGGAAATCTTTGAAGCTTAAGAGTAGTGACAGTCATATTGATACTCAAGATGAACAATCTGAAATTGATAAGAAAATGCATGCTCCATTTCCTCATCGTTTATTGTCTGCTAAACAGTTGGCTGATCATAAGGATATCCTTGATGTTTTTCAGCATTTGAAGATCAACATACCTCTCTTGAGTGTGATTAAGCAAGTTCCAGCTTACTCCAAGTTCTTGAAGGATCTCTGCACGGTCAATAGGAAGCACAATATTCAGAAAAAGGCATTTCTCACGGAACAG GAAACATCATCTCATCTAGAAGCTAAGGTTCCTTTAGAAGCTTGTCTTCCTAATCTGTTGGATTTCGATGAGGATGGAAGTTAA